In one Agathobacter rectalis ATCC 33656 genomic region, the following are encoded:
- a CDS encoding rhomboid family intramembrane serine protease, with product MNWLNKLEQKYGSKAIPNITRIFIAANLIGSVLLLTKGDVVLYYLQFSASAILHGQVWRLISWIFVPSGSISFLQLLFIFCLWTLGDSMESYLGSFRMNVYFFGGFLLYDIVGMLAFAVTHVSINLTMYYILIAMYLMLGLLMPEAEVRLYFVLPIKMKWMVLVYFVMFAYDVYTYMSFGWQIGLAYGSEIVLALINLLVFIYGCKHRLSFRQNMHQKRRKAQFKAQFSEPRPGSGISRHKCYICGRTELSNPELTFRYCSKCTGNKEYCQDHLFTHTHV from the coding sequence ATGAACTGGCTTAACAAACTAGAACAAAAATATGGAAGTAAAGCGATTCCGAATATCACTAGAATATTTATCGCTGCGAATCTGATAGGCAGTGTGCTGCTTTTGACAAAGGGAGATGTTGTCCTTTATTATCTGCAGTTTTCAGCCTCTGCTATTTTGCACGGACAGGTATGGCGTCTTATAAGCTGGATTTTTGTGCCGAGCGGCAGCATATCATTTTTACAGCTTTTATTTATATTCTGTCTGTGGACGCTTGGAGACAGCATGGAGTCATATCTTGGCTCTTTTAGGATGAATGTGTACTTTTTCGGAGGCTTTTTGCTGTATGATATAGTAGGAATGCTTGCATTTGCAGTGACACATGTATCCATCAATCTGACTATGTACTATATACTTATAGCTATGTATCTGATGCTTGGTCTTTTGATGCCGGAGGCAGAGGTGAGGCTTTACTTTGTGCTTCCTATAAAGATGAAGTGGATGGTGCTTGTTTACTTCGTGATGTTTGCATATGATGTGTATACCTATATGAGCTTTGGATGGCAGATTGGATTGGCATACGGCTCAGAAATCGTACTTGCACTTATAAATCTGTTGGTATTCATTTATGGCTGCAAGCACAGGCTCTCATTCAGACAGAATATGCACCAGAAGAGGAGAAAGGCACAGTTTAAGGCTCAGTTTTCCGAACCTCGCCCGGGAAGTGGCATCTCACGTCACAAGTGCTATATATGCGGCAGAACGGAATTGTCAAATCCTGAATTAACATTCAGATACTGCTCGAAGTGCACCGGCAACAAGGAATACTGTCAGGATCATCTGTTTACACATACGCACGTATAA
- a CDS encoding glutamine--tRNA ligase/YqeY domain fusion protein, giving the protein MENEATVSKNFIEQIIEKDLAEGHCKTVKTRFPPEPNGYLHIGHAKSILLNYGLAKKYDGQFNLRFDDTNPTKERLEFVESIEADVKWLGADWADRKFFASNYFDKMYECAVGLIKKGKAYVSDLTPDEIREYRGTLTEAGKEDPYSKRSVEENLDLFERMKNGEFEDGTKVLRARIDMSSSNINMRDPILYRVAHMTHHNTGDKWCVYPMYDFAHPIEDAIEGITHSICTLEFEDHRPLYDWVVIECGFKNSPEESPKQIEFAKLYLTNVVTGKRYIKRLVEDGIVDGWDDPRLVSIAALRRRGFTPESIQNFVDLCGISKANSSVDYAMLEYCIREDLKAKRPRMMAVLDPVKVIIDNYPEGQVEYLEVDNNVENPELGKRKVPFTRELYVERDDFMEEPPKKYFRMFPGNEVRFMNAYFVKCNSCVKDENGNITEIHCTYDPASKGGNSPDGRKVKGTIHWVSAEYGKQVTVRLYENIVNEELGVYNEDGSLNLNPNSLTVLDNCVVEPELMSAKAYDSFQFVRNGFFCADCKDSKDGQPVFNRIVSLKSSFKLPTAK; this is encoded by the coding sequence ATGGAGAACGAGGCAACAGTTTCGAAAAATTTTATTGAACAGATTATTGAGAAGGACTTGGCTGAGGGTCATTGCAAGACTGTAAAGACCAGATTCCCACCGGAGCCAAACGGTTATTTGCATATCGGCCATGCGAAGTCTATTCTTTTAAACTATGGACTGGCAAAGAAGTATGACGGACAGTTCAATCTCAGGTTTGATGATACAAACCCTACCAAGGAGCGTCTGGAGTTTGTAGAGTCTATCGAGGCCGATGTTAAGTGGCTTGGTGCTGACTGGGCTGACAGGAAGTTTTTTGCATCCAATTACTTCGACAAGATGTATGAGTGTGCAGTAGGACTGATAAAGAAGGGAAAGGCATATGTATCTGATCTGACACCTGATGAGATAAGAGAGTATAGAGGTACACTCACAGAGGCCGGCAAGGAGGATCCATACTCAAAGAGAAGTGTTGAGGAAAACTTAGACCTTTTTGAGCGCATGAAAAACGGTGAGTTCGAGGATGGCACAAAGGTACTTCGTGCGAGAATTGACATGAGCTCTTCAAACATCAATATGAGAGATCCGATTCTTTACCGTGTGGCTCATATGACACATCACAATACAGGTGATAAATGGTGTGTATATCCTATGTATGATTTTGCTCATCCTATAGAGGATGCTATTGAGGGCATCACACATTCTATATGTACTCTTGAGTTTGAAGACCACAGACCGCTGTATGATTGGGTGGTTATTGAATGTGGATTTAAGAATTCTCCAGAGGAGTCGCCAAAGCAGATTGAGTTTGCAAAGCTCTATCTGACTAATGTTGTAACAGGAAAGAGATATATCAAGCGTCTTGTTGAGGACGGTATCGTTGATGGCTGGGATGACCCGAGGCTTGTTTCTATAGCAGCGCTCAGACGCAGGGGCTTCACACCGGAGTCTATCCAGAATTTTGTTGATCTGTGTGGTATATCAAAAGCTAACAGCTCTGTTGACTACGCTATGCTTGAGTACTGTATCCGAGAGGATTTAAAGGCTAAGCGCCCTCGTATGATGGCTGTGCTTGATCCGGTCAAGGTGATTATCGACAATTACCCTGAGGGACAGGTTGAGTATCTTGAAGTGGACAATAACGTGGAGAATCCTGAGCTTGGAAAGAGAAAAGTTCCTTTCACCAGAGAGCTTTATGTGGAGAGAGATGACTTCATGGAGGAGCCACCGAAGAAGTATTTCCGTATGTTCCCTGGCAATGAGGTGCGTTTCATGAATGCTTATTTTGTGAAGTGCAATAGCTGTGTGAAGGACGAAAACGGCAATATTACAGAGATTCACTGTACATATGATCCGGCATCAAAGGGTGGCAACAGTCCTGATGGCAGAAAGGTCAAGGGAACTATCCACTGGGTTTCAGCCGAGTATGGAAAGCAGGTAACTGTACGTCTTTACGAGAATATCGTAAATGAGGAGCTTGGAGTGTACAATGAGGACGGAAGCTTAAATCTTAATCCTAATTCACTCACAGTGCTTGATAACTGTGTAGTGGAGCCGGAGCTTATGAGTGCCAAGGCTTATGACAGCTTCCAGTTTGTCAGAAATGGCTTCTTCTGCGCGGATTGCAAGGACTCAAAGGATGGACAGCCTGTATTTAACAGAATCGTCTCATTAAAGAGCTCATTCAAGCTTCCGACAGCTAAATAG